The sequence GTTATCGGGGCAAGTAGTCGCTTGCTTCACCACTACAAAAAGGGAGATCTTGTCGTAGAGAATTTGTCTGTGTACTTTATCAAGCCGGTACAGCTAGAGAGTATATTAGTTATAACTCCTAGAATTTTAGAAGTAGGACGGAAGTTTGCAAAGTTAGATGTAGAAGTATTCAATGATGGAGCTTTAGTAGGTAAAGCGTTACTCATGGCTCAGCTTATTGACAAGTAAGCAGAATAGGAAGAGAACAGCTCTGAAGCCAAACATGACTAACTATAAATATAAAGAAAAGAGCTTGGATAACAATCCAAGCTCTTTAGTGTTCTTTATTCTGTTAACTAGTTTGTTTGTAGAGTTGAAGCTCCATAAGTAGGGTTTCCATTACGCACTTGAATCTGCACGTTCATTGATTTGTTTTCCATAAAATTTGGTGGTTTTCACTCCATAGACTAATTGCATGATGCCAAGTACGAGTAATACCAAGCAAATATATAACGCTATTTTTGTTTGGTAGAAGGCATATTGGTTTATTGCAAATGCTATTAGCAGGGTGCCTAAGGCAATGCGAGCTTTGGAGTTTGTGTACTCTTGATATAAAGGGTCATTTTGTCGAAGGATAGACACTTTAAAATATAAATACAATGTAGCTGAGAGTACAATTATAATTGGGAAAATTACCATTCATCATCGACCTTTCTAAATATATAACTATAACTCTACTCATTGTATCGGTATTCACAAAATTATGCTACCGGTTTTTTTCATGATATGGTTTAATGGGAGATAAGGATTAAAGGTAAGGAGACTAGTTATGAGCAAACAAGAGATCGTGGAATTAATTGAAAAGTATCAAACGATTATTGTACACCGCCATGTAAGACCAGATCCAGATGCATTGGGATCTCAAGGTGGTTTGGCGCAGCTAATACGTGATACATACCCTGAAAAGAAAGTGTTTGAAGTCGGTGAAGAAGAGGAGTCACTAACTTTCTTAACAAAAATGGACGACGTAAGCGATGAACAATATCAACAAGCATTAGTGATTGTTTGTGACACAGCCAACCAAGCTAGAATTAGTGACCAGCGTTACAATATGGGAGAAAAGCTGATTAAAATTGATCATCACCCTGTTGTAGATGCATATGGAGATGTTCAATGGGTGGATACGACTGCGAGCTCAACTTCAGAAATGGTATATGAGCTGTTTGAGGCAGGTAAGCCAAGTGGGTTAACTCTTACCCAAGAGTCTGCTCGGTTATTATATGCAGGTATTGTAGGAGATACAGGGCGCTTTTTATTCCCTAGTTCTACAAAACGAACGTTACAGATTGCAGCAGATTTAGTTGCTTATGATTTCGATCGCCCTGAATTGTATGAAGATATGTATAAAACACCTCATGATATTGCACGTTTAAAAGGATATATCTTGCAACATTTCACTGTTTCTCCTTTAGGATTAAGTACTGTGAAATTATCAAAAGAACTTCTAGATGAATATGGAATTACCCCCTCACAAACGTCAAGTCTAGTAGGTGTTCTTGGGGATATTGAAGGAATTATTGCATGGGTAATATTTGTTGAGGAAGAAACACAAATAAGAGTGCGATTGCGTTCTAAAGGACCAGTTATCAATGAAGTGGCTGCAATGTTCGATGGTGGTGGTCACCCAATGGCATCAGGAGCAACAATTTATTCCTGGGACGAGATGGACCGAGTAACTGCAGCCCTTGAAAAAGTTTGTAAAGAGTATCAAAACAAGGCATAAGTAGAATATTAAGAAACATATAAAGTATTGTGGCTACGTCCAGTTCACCGCTCTTCGTGTTTCCTTTATCTCATATAGATACAAGGGAGTTCTGGAGTAATGGAGGTAAATCGCTGCATCGTGCAGCAACATTGAACCAACCCACGTCCTGTAGGCAGCAGTTTGTATGTCGCTAGCAGGGCGCTTGCGCTTTTTTTACACAAAATAAAACGTCTGGGGCCCCCAGACGTGCATCTATGTTTAAGAAATCATTGAGCTTGTTTCTGTTTAGGTATAAACCAGCATCCGCTATCCGTTTCATCCATATACACGGGCAGGTTTTGGCGTTCTAGTTCTCGTTTGACTAGGCGGATGAGTTCTTTTGATTCAGCATATGCTGTTTGCCCGTTGACAATTCTTTGGATTTTATCCTCGACCAATCTTCTACGGTTCATGATAAGCATCTTCCCTCACCCCTTTCGTTGCAATACTTATCTTCATCTTTATTGTATAAAAGAACTACCAAAAAAGCTATCGTTTTCAGAATCTTTCACACATTGTTCATTATTTACCTTTTGGTTGGAATAATATTAACTCCGATTTTTAGGTCTTGAGATAGGACAATTCGTTCCACCTTAAGTTCATATAGTAGATCGTCGATTTTGTACCGTTTATTTTCGATAGATGTATATAGGAGAGAGACGTTTTCAGATAAACTTGTTATACTTTTTCCAACTAAATCAGGAAGTTGCTCCTTGGTTAGTTCTCTTAGTTTATATACGGTGAGCCGGTCAATTGTGTGCTGACTGAGTAGCTTTTTTTCATTGAGGAATATGATTTCAACAGAGTGTATTTTGATTTTCTCTTTCTGCTTTTCGTCTAATTCTTTTTTATCTTCACTAAGCATTGAGTATTGCTCTTCTAAATCATTTATGTCTTCTCTTAATTCCATGTTTTCTTTTATCCATCTTTCAACGTAAGTACCATACATGAAAAGAAAGACTGCGTATGCGATTATACCTCCTAGAAAAACTCCAGCTAAGAATCTCTGCCAATTCCTTTTCTTATAATATGGAGGAATATGCATTATGTGATTTCCTCCTGTATAAGCCACTCAATAATGAGTAGTGCAGTCTGCACGCCCCCCATGGCTGATATGATACAAACGATTTGTTTAAACATATCAATTGTGGATCCTTCAAAAAGTCCCTTCTCAAAAGTTGTAATCGCATCGAATGTACCTCCTATCGCTGCAACAATTGCCCAAATTCGTAAGCTTTTCGCCAGACGAGCTATATATGTGTAAGGGGCTTCTCCGGCTGCAAATGCCCCGATACTTCCAATTAGAGTGCCTCCAATCATAACCCCTAGTGCAATAAAATAATATTGAAAGATGGTTTCAAAAAAGCGTTGTTCTTCCATAATTGGACCCTCTCCTTAAGGTTTGTACATAAGTCCTTATTGTATGTCTATGGAAGGGGAGGGGGTGGTATGTCAAGGATTTCGTTCCATCTGTGTTACGAAGTAAAGGGGGGGGAGATGTAGGCTTGTCCATTTTTTGCCTAAAAAACGTGAGGTTCGTGTTTTCCTATTAGCATGCAGATACGCTATAATGAAACAATAATTAAACTTAGAGGCGGGAGAATCATTATGGATTTTGTTCACTTACAGGTTCGAAGTGGATATAGTTTTATGAAAAGTACCAACACCATAGAAAAAGTTGTTGAACAAGCGAAACAATATGGATATACCTCCCTTGCTCTTACTGATGAAGGTGTCATGTACGGAGCTATTTCGTTCTACCAAACCTGTAAGAAACACGGGA is a genomic window of Pontibacillus yanchengensis containing:
- a CDS encoding YtpI family protein, whose translation is MVIFPIIIVLSATLYLYFKVSILRQNDPLYQEYTNSKARIALGTLLIAFAINQYAFYQTKIALYICLVLLVLGIMQLVYGVKTTKFYGKQINERADSSA
- a CDS encoding DHH family phosphoesterase, with amino-acid sequence MSKQEIVELIEKYQTIIVHRHVRPDPDALGSQGGLAQLIRDTYPEKKVFEVGEEEESLTFLTKMDDVSDEQYQQALVIVCDTANQARISDQRYNMGEKLIKIDHHPVVDAYGDVQWVDTTASSTSEMVYELFEAGKPSGLTLTQESARLLYAGIVGDTGRFLFPSSTKRTLQIAADLVAYDFDRPELYEDMYKTPHDIARLKGYILQHFTVSPLGLSTVKLSKELLDEYGITPSQTSSLVGVLGDIEGIIAWVIFVEEETQIRVRLRSKGPVINEVAAMFDGGGHPMASGATIYSWDEMDRVTAALEKVCKEYQNKA
- the ytrI gene encoding sporulation membrane protein YtrI gives rise to the protein MHIPPYYKKRNWQRFLAGVFLGGIIAYAVFLFMYGTYVERWIKENMELREDINDLEEQYSMLSEDKKELDEKQKEKIKIHSVEIIFLNEKKLLSQHTIDRLTVYKLRELTKEQLPDLVGKSITSLSENVSLLYTSIENKRYKIDDLLYELKVERIVLSQDLKIGVNIIPTKR
- a CDS encoding YtrH family sporulation protein; protein product: MEEQRFFETIFQYYFIALGVMIGGTLIGSIGAFAAGEAPYTYIARLAKSLRIWAIVAAIGGTFDAITTFEKGLFEGSTIDMFKQIVCIISAMGGVQTALLIIEWLIQEEIT